Genomic DNA from Nocardioides aquaticus:
GGTGCTCAGCCAACGTCGAGAGCGAAGGAGAGGTCGTCGATGGCTTCACTGATGTTGCTCCTGGTCGCCGCGATCGGCACCGTTTTGGCCCTCCGGGTGCTGGTTCGCTGGACGGCGGTGTCGGCGATTCCTTTCGAGGTGGAGCCGTGGCTCTCGGGTCATCGGCCGACCGAGCATGCTCTGTCGCGCTATCACGCGCGCTGGTACAGCGCCAGCGTGGTCTTTCTCGCTTTCGACGTCGAGATGCTGTTCATGTATCCCTGGGCGATCGTCGTGGGACATCTCGGGG
This window encodes:
- a CDS encoding NADH-quinone oxidoreductase subunit A; the protein is MLLLVAAIGTVLALRVLVRWTAVSAIPFEVEPWLSGHRPTEHALSRYHARWYSASVVFLAFDVEMLFMYPWAIVVGHLGAGAVVEMFGFLLMLLLAVAWARREGAFRWA